A single window of Pseudomonas lijiangensis DNA harbors:
- a CDS encoding ABC transporter substrate-binding protein, which produces MRRLTALAMAIAISGSAWAKTPADTLIVARSIDDIVSLDPAESFEITATNTLVSLYQRLLEPDRQNPSVLVPALAQSWTAGSDDKSLVFKLRSGATFSSGNAVRPEDVIYSFKRVVKLNKTPSFILGELGWTADNIDGFLTKVDENHVKVAWPAGVGSAFALSILSATPVGFIVDAAEVEKHAKGNDLGNGWLKNHSAGTGAYALRSYTPHEAVVLQANPHAAVAPKLKTVVIKNVTDPATRRLLVVQGDADIAYDLGADQFSALEQQKGVTVQRFPSSMIYYLGINSGNTQVPALKNPAFWEAARWLVDYQSISKNLLKEQYSVHQSFLPSGVAGSLGDQPFKLDVEKAKGILKNAGIAEGTRIELNVFNQPPYTDIAQALQSSFGKAGIDITVRPLVESELWAKMRSRDYQLIFTYWGMDYLDPNSNASTFTYNVENGPKTLAWRTQWNIPQLSQETRAAAAERDPQKRTALYGHLQKTVQESSPFVVALQGRNQVAVHEGVEGVLQNITVSLPYFDQVSKAK; this is translated from the coding sequence ATGCGGCGTCTTACGGCTTTGGCAATGGCTATTGCAATCAGTGGTTCGGCGTGGGCAAAGACGCCTGCGGATACGTTGATTGTGGCTCGTTCAATTGACGATATCGTCAGCCTTGATCCTGCTGAAAGTTTCGAAATAACCGCTACAAACACGCTGGTCAGTCTGTATCAGCGCCTGCTGGAGCCTGATCGTCAGAATCCCTCCGTGCTGGTCCCGGCGTTGGCGCAAAGCTGGACCGCCGGCAGTGACGACAAGAGCCTGGTGTTCAAACTGCGTTCTGGAGCGACTTTTTCTTCGGGCAACGCGGTACGTCCAGAGGACGTCATTTATTCTTTCAAGCGTGTCGTCAAACTGAACAAGACACCTTCCTTCATTCTGGGCGAACTGGGCTGGACAGCAGACAACATTGACGGCTTTCTTACCAAGGTTGATGAGAACCACGTAAAAGTCGCCTGGCCAGCCGGCGTAGGTAGCGCCTTTGCCTTGAGCATCCTGTCGGCAACCCCCGTTGGCTTTATTGTTGATGCGGCAGAAGTCGAGAAACATGCCAAGGGCAACGATCTGGGCAATGGCTGGCTGAAAAATCATTCGGCGGGTACGGGGGCTTATGCGCTGCGCTCCTACACACCTCATGAGGCGGTGGTTTTGCAGGCCAACCCCCATGCCGCCGTAGCCCCCAAGCTGAAGACGGTCGTGATCAAGAATGTCACGGATCCGGCAACACGCCGCCTGCTGGTGGTCCAGGGTGATGCGGACATTGCTTATGACCTGGGAGCGGACCAGTTCAGCGCCCTGGAACAACAGAAGGGCGTGACTGTCCAGCGTTTCCCTTCATCGATGATCTACTACCTGGGCATCAATAGCGGTAACACTCAGGTTCCCGCCCTGAAGAATCCCGCTTTCTGGGAAGCAGCCCGCTGGCTCGTGGATTACCAGAGCATTTCCAAAAATCTGCTCAAGGAGCAGTACAGCGTGCACCAATCGTTCCTGCCATCAGGTGTGGCCGGATCATTGGGTGACCAGCCCTTCAAGCTGGACGTGGAAAAAGCCAAAGGCATCCTGAAAAATGCCGGCATCGCTGAAGGCACCAGAATTGAATTGAATGTCTTCAATCAGCCGCCTTACACCGATATTGCCCAGGCCTTGCAATCAAGCTTCGGGAAAGCAGGCATCGACATCACCGTTCGCCCGCTGGTTGAGAGCGAGCTGTGGGCAAAGATGCGTAGTCGTGATTATCAGCTGATCTTCACCTATTGGGGCATGGACTACCTTGACCCTAACTCCAACGCCAGCACCTTCACTTACAACGTGGAAAATGGGCCAAAGACCCTGGCCTGGCGCACCCAATGGAATATTCCCCAGCTAAGCCAGGAGACACGTGCGGCAGCCGCTGAACGCGACCCTCAGAAACGCACCGCCCTGTATGGCCACCTGCAAAAAACCGTACAGGAAAGCTCACCCTTTGTAGTTGCACTGCAAGGCCGCAATCAGGTCGCCGTCCATGAAGGTGTCGAAGGTGTCCTGCAGAACATCACGGTTTCTCTGCCGTACTTCGATCAGGTGAGCAAAGCCAAGTGA
- a CDS encoding ABC transporter permease: MRVAGTGLLTLLVTLLGLLLFTFLLTTLSPVDPALRLAGDRASEATLAQVRSDLGLDQPWPVRFGSYLHQLSQGDLGISNTSSKPVLEDLKRALPATLELATLSIVLGASLGLSLGLLAAWRPGGWIDALVRLFSLIGYSVPVFWLGLLMLLLFYATLQWAGGPGRLDDVFLYTIELPSGWMLWDTWRSEEEGALSNAFSHLILPVLVLGFHSMAGICRLTRSALLGEMGKEYVITALAKGAGRGRVLFRHVLPNVAGTLVVVVALAYAGLLEGSILTETVFAWPGIGRYLTTALFAGDVPAILGSTLLIGLCFVVVNGIADVLAGMIDPRTRELL; the protein is encoded by the coding sequence ATTCGAGTGGCAGGAACCGGATTATTGACTTTGCTGGTCACGTTGCTGGGCCTGCTGCTCTTTACCTTTCTGCTGACCACGCTGTCACCGGTCGACCCGGCGTTACGCCTTGCCGGTGACCGTGCCAGTGAGGCAACCCTGGCACAGGTCCGCAGTGATCTGGGACTGGACCAACCCTGGCCAGTCAGGTTCGGCAGTTACCTCCATCAACTGTCCCAAGGCGATCTTGGGATTTCCAATACCTCCAGCAAACCGGTGCTGGAGGATTTGAAGCGTGCTTTGCCCGCCACCCTTGAACTCGCCACATTGTCGATTGTGCTGGGTGCGTCTCTGGGGTTGTCACTGGGGCTGCTGGCTGCCTGGCGGCCAGGTGGCTGGATCGACGCGCTGGTGAGACTGTTCTCGCTGATCGGTTATTCGGTGCCGGTGTTCTGGCTCGGGCTGCTGATGCTGCTGTTGTTCTATGCAACATTGCAGTGGGCAGGAGGGCCAGGCCGCCTTGATGATGTGTTTCTCTACACCATCGAGCTGCCCAGCGGCTGGATGCTGTGGGACACCTGGCGTTCCGAAGAGGAGGGGGCTTTAAGCAATGCCTTCTCGCACCTGATACTGCCCGTGCTGGTGTTGGGGTTTCACTCCATGGCGGGTATCTGTCGGCTGACCCGATCTGCGCTACTGGGTGAGATGGGCAAGGAGTATGTGATAACCGCTCTGGCCAAAGGTGCAGGGCGCGGTCGTGTGCTGTTCCGTCATGTTTTGCCCAATGTCGCAGGCACACTTGTGGTGGTGGTTGCCCTGGCTTACGCCGGTCTGCTCGAAGGCTCCATTCTCACTGAAACCGTCTTTGCCTGGCCGGGCATCGGTCGCTATCTGACGACTGCATTGTTCGCAGGCGATGTGCCGGCAATTTTGGGCAGCACCTTGCTGATCGGTCTCTGTTTCGTCGTCGTTAACGGCATCGCCGATGTGTTGGCTGGCATGATCGACCCACGGACAAGGGAGCTGCTATGA
- a CDS encoding ABC transporter permease: MSLSVAFDTVSGQRWWRRSPALSLGGSMILLLLLVAICAPLLSGFDPNQQNIEQRLLPPSASHWLGTDGFGRDLFTRLLYGTRPTLLLVSLVLLLTLPIGVLVGVAAGFYGGWAERILMRITDVFMAFPQLVLALAFVAILGPGLLNGALALSLTAWPAYARQARAETSVLRDSDYLAAAHLQGITGARLLLGHVLPLCLPSVIVRVALNLGGIILAAAGLGFLGLGVEPPTAEWGSMVADGSRVIFDQWWVAAAPGIAILLTSLSFNLLGDGLRDVLDPRHGS; this comes from the coding sequence ATGAGCCTTTCTGTCGCTTTCGATACTGTTTCAGGGCAACGCTGGTGGCGTCGTTCACCAGCCCTGAGCCTCGGCGGATCAATGATTCTGTTGCTGCTGTTGGTTGCAATATGTGCACCTCTGTTAAGCGGTTTTGACCCAAACCAGCAAAACATTGAGCAGCGTCTGTTGCCGCCTTCAGCCAGTCATTGGCTGGGCACCGATGGTTTCGGTCGCGATCTTTTCACTCGCCTGCTTTACGGCACTCGTCCCACCTTGCTGCTGGTGTCGCTGGTCTTGCTGCTGACCTTGCCTATCGGCGTATTGGTGGGAGTCGCGGCCGGATTTTATGGCGGCTGGGCGGAACGCATTCTGATGCGGATAACCGACGTGTTCATGGCATTTCCGCAACTGGTATTGGCGTTGGCGTTCGTTGCCATTCTCGGACCGGGCTTGCTCAACGGTGCGCTGGCCTTGTCACTCACTGCATGGCCGGCCTACGCACGACAGGCACGGGCCGAAACCAGCGTCCTGCGCGACAGCGATTATCTGGCGGCGGCTCATCTGCAAGGTATTACAGGTGCACGCCTGCTGCTTGGGCATGTACTGCCGCTATGCCTGCCGTCTGTGATTGTACGTGTGGCATTGAATCTGGGTGGCATCATCCTGGCGGCTGCCGGGCTTGGTTTTCTCGGTCTGGGTGTCGAGCCGCCGACCGCAGAATGGGGCTCGATGGTTGCCGATGGCAGCCGTGTCATCTTCGATCAGTGGTGGGTTGCTGCCGCACCGGGCATCGCCATTCTTCTGACGAGTTTGTCCTTCAACCTGCTGGGCGATGGCCTGCGCGATGTTCTGGATCCCCGCCATGGCTCGTGA
- a CDS encoding ABC transporter ATP-binding protein, whose amino-acid sequence MARDETLLDVRGLRIGFPGPDGQRIDVVKGIDFTLGTEKVALVGESGSGKSLTARALLGLVPRPARVSAEHMRLGGDDLLRLNEKQWQTLRGTRLSLVLQDPKYSLNPVLKVGTQVEEVLVLHTRLGRRERREKVLDMLDAVGLPDPVSLYDRYPHELSGGMGQRVMLASMLINDPRVLIADEPTSALDSNLRDQMLDLIMGLVEERGMGLLLISHDLPLVSRYCDRVLVMYQGNIVDRCRASELATASHPYTKTLWNCQPSALSYGHPLPVLDRSLLEEHR is encoded by the coding sequence ATGGCTCGTGATGAAACACTCCTGGATGTAAGAGGCCTGCGTATCGGTTTTCCCGGGCCTGATGGCCAACGAATCGATGTCGTAAAGGGGATTGATTTTACGTTGGGGACTGAAAAGGTTGCCTTGGTGGGAGAGTCAGGTTCGGGCAAGTCACTGACCGCCCGGGCGCTGCTTGGGCTGGTGCCTCGTCCGGCTCGGGTTTCTGCAGAACACATGCGCCTGGGAGGCGATGATTTACTGCGGCTGAACGAAAAGCAGTGGCAAACCCTGCGCGGTACACGATTGTCACTGGTGCTGCAGGACCCCAAGTATTCCCTCAATCCGGTGCTCAAGGTCGGCACTCAGGTCGAGGAAGTGCTGGTATTGCACACCCGACTCGGGCGTCGCGAGCGTCGTGAAAAGGTATTGGACATGCTCGATGCAGTAGGCTTGCCAGATCCGGTAAGTCTCTATGACCGTTACCCTCATGAATTGTCGGGAGGCATGGGGCAGAGGGTCATGCTGGCGTCGATGCTGATCAATGATCCTCGTGTGCTGATCGCCGATGAACCGACTTCAGCTCTGGACAGCAACCTGCGCGACCAGATGCTTGATCTGATCATGGGCCTGGTAGAGGAGCGGGGCATGGGACTGCTGTTGATCAGCCACGACCTGCCTCTGGTTTCCAGGTATTGCGACCGCGTGTTGGTCATGTACCAAGGCAACATCGTGGATCGGTGCCGGGCATCCGAGTTGGCGACTGCCAGCCATCCGTATACGAAAACCTTGTGGAACTGCCAGCCTTCGGCGCTGAGCTATGGGCATCCATTGCCTGTCCTGGACAGAAGCCTGCTTGAGGAGCATCGATGA
- a CDS encoding ABC transporter ATP-binding protein, with the protein MNAVEISSLAVSFKRGLSHFKALEVEQIQIGQGECYGLIGGSGSGKSTLLRVLAGLQRDWQGDVQLFGQSLVAQQAFKGKLRRDVQMVFQDPYASLHPLHRIRRSLREPRQINGLPFDETSLVASLEQVGLPAEVLDRYPHQLSGGQRQRIAIVRALQLQPRLLLLDEPTSALDMTVQAEILNLLQGLRHDTGMTMILVSHDMNTVAHLCDRALVIKDGSIERRLDREGLSAIAQEGRRDYSTQIFDRSVISA; encoded by the coding sequence ATGAACGCCGTGGAGATCAGTTCATTGGCAGTGAGTTTCAAGCGCGGCTTGAGCCACTTCAAGGCGCTGGAAGTCGAGCAGATACAGATCGGGCAGGGTGAGTGTTACGGCCTGATTGGCGGCTCCGGCTCCGGCAAGTCGACTCTGTTGAGGGTACTTGCGGGGCTGCAGCGTGACTGGCAAGGCGACGTTCAATTGTTCGGCCAGTCCCTTGTGGCGCAGCAAGCCTTCAAGGGCAAATTGCGCCGTGATGTTCAGATGGTGTTCCAGGACCCATACGCTTCATTGCATCCCTTGCACCGCATTCGTCGCAGCCTGCGTGAGCCGCGGCAAATCAACGGATTGCCTTTTGATGAAACCAGCCTGGTGGCCTCACTGGAGCAAGTGGGTTTGCCCGCCGAGGTTCTGGACCGTTACCCGCATCAACTCTCCGGTGGCCAGCGACAACGAATCGCCATCGTTCGTGCATTGCAGTTGCAACCCCGATTACTGCTACTCGACGAGCCCACCTCGGCGCTGGACATGACCGTGCAGGCAGAAATCCTCAATCTGCTTCAAGGGCTGCGACACGATACCGGGATGACCATGATCCTCGTCAGTCACGACATGAACACGGTTGCACATCTGTGCGACAGGGCTCTGGTGATCAAGGACGGGAGCATTGAGCGGCGGCTGGACAGGGAAGGGTTATCGGCCATTGCTCAGGAAGGGCGCAGAGATTATTCAACCCAGATATTTGACCGTTCGGTCATATCTGCTTAG
- a CDS encoding MFS transporter, which yields MTNRSKLPPTVYLLGLTIFTLVTAEFMVAGMMPALADSFSVSLAQVGNLIAFYALGMALGGPPVMVLLVSRSIGNKPALIGLLAVYVAAGALASAAQSYEILLLARVIMGVSSAACIGLCMTICAGLVPPEARGRAVSVVLGGLMLSPVAGVPMTNLIEHAFGWRASSWMIVALSLVCTFLVATRLPAGGADKQPALRQQLRDLNNLSLWGAYLTSGLIIGSTFAAFSYITPILIKEVGVLPGYIAPILALYGVANLAGNMFVGRIADRHTFPALGWGLALLVLALSGFALAGDHQWLNVACFIAIGLTGVSLNPAMAARVMKAAEPGALVNTLHTSVITAGLALGSWAGGEAINAGYGLRGPLWVGAGMALLGLISVVRPLMQGSSATRSCAQG from the coding sequence ATGACCAACCGCTCTAAACTGCCGCCAACCGTCTACCTGCTGGGTTTGACGATCTTCACACTGGTCACCGCAGAGTTCATGGTGGCCGGGATGATGCCGGCGTTGGCCGACTCATTCTCGGTGAGCCTTGCCCAGGTCGGTAACCTCATTGCCTTTTATGCACTGGGCATGGCGCTGGGCGGACCGCCCGTCATGGTGCTTCTGGTGTCCCGCAGTATTGGCAACAAGCCCGCACTCATCGGGCTATTGGCTGTGTATGTTGCAGCCGGAGCACTGGCATCGGCGGCGCAAAGCTACGAAATCCTGTTGCTGGCCAGAGTCATCATGGGCGTGTCCAGCGCTGCCTGCATCGGGCTGTGCATGACGATCTGCGCCGGACTTGTACCGCCTGAAGCCCGGGGGCGGGCGGTGTCGGTTGTCCTGGGCGGACTCATGCTTTCGCCTGTGGCTGGCGTACCGATGACCAACCTGATTGAGCATGCTTTTGGCTGGCGTGCGAGTTCATGGATGATCGTGGCGTTATCCCTGGTGTGCACATTCCTGGTCGCTACCCGACTGCCTGCTGGCGGTGCAGACAAACAGCCAGCCTTACGGCAGCAATTGCGGGATCTCAACAACCTCAGCCTCTGGGGCGCTTACCTCACCAGCGGCCTGATCATCGGATCGACCTTCGCGGCGTTCAGCTACATCACACCGATTCTGATCAAGGAAGTCGGCGTACTTCCCGGCTACATAGCACCAATTCTGGCGCTCTACGGTGTAGCCAACCTGGCAGGCAACATGTTCGTCGGACGTATCGCCGACCGCCATACATTCCCGGCATTGGGCTGGGGGCTGGCGCTGTTGGTACTGGCATTGAGCGGCTTTGCGCTGGCTGGCGATCATCAGTGGCTGAACGTCGCGTGCTTCATCGCAATCGGCCTGACCGGTGTCTCACTGAATCCGGCAATGGCCGCACGCGTCATGAAAGCCGCCGAGCCGGGCGCACTGGTGAATACACTTCACACATCGGTCATCACGGCAGGCCTCGCGCTGGGTAGCTGGGCAGGCGGAGAAGCTATCAATGCCGGGTATGGACTGCGTGGACCGCTGTGGGTCGGAGCCGGGATGGCGTTGTTGGGGTTGATTAGCGTGGTGCGGCCGTTGATGCAGGGCTCTTCGGCAACGAGGTCCTGTGCTCAAGGTTGA
- a CDS encoding DUF2251 domain-containing protein — MPIYLAAESELHVGQGSVTEAPAAEGTHIVVFEDDEGTGYFYALDTAVEGNPIQDALHIYNAEDVSDKEKPSSVKIGWSMDHSKAVLLINDYPHAIFDFTAKQGYCRTGFPPAVGNGWSERGHEWDDAALGLFA; from the coding sequence ATGCCAATCTATCTGGCGGCCGAATCGGAACTGCATGTAGGCCAAGGCTCAGTCACAGAAGCACCTGCGGCAGAAGGAACTCACATTGTTGTATTTGAGGACGACGAAGGCACTGGCTATTTCTACGCCCTGGACACAGCAGTAGAAGGCAACCCGATTCAGGACGCGCTGCATATCTACAACGCCGAGGACGTTTCAGACAAAGAAAAACCCTCCAGCGTGAAGATCGGCTGGTCCATGGATCACAGCAAGGCCGTGTTGCTGATCAACGATTACCCGCACGCCATATTTGATTTCACGGCGAAGCAAGGTTATTGCCGCACAGGGTTCCCGCCAGCAGTTGGCAATGGTTGGTCAGAGCGTGGCCACGAATGGGATGATGCGGCGCTGGGTTTGTTTGCGTAA
- a CDS encoding GIY-YIG nuclease family protein, with product MTRRLEPLDRVRELGDASVPFEFDVHAMIFSDDAPGLEKQLHRHFLREQVNKVNPRKEFFRIDLPSIRKELESLGVETQWTMISQALEYRETLRIEEQIRENPAVAAEWTRHQLAVEETIAQEEEAVLETV from the coding sequence ATGACTCGTCGGCTTGAGCCATTGGATCGTGTCCGTGAACTGGGCGACGCAAGCGTCCCGTTTGAGTTTGATGTACACGCTATGATCTTCAGTGACGACGCGCCAGGTCTGGAAAAACAACTGCATCGCCATTTTTTGCGTGAACAGGTCAACAAAGTGAATCCTCGCAAGGAGTTCTTCCGGATCGATCTGCCGTCCATTCGCAAGGAGCTTGAATCACTCGGCGTAGAAACTCAGTGGACGATGATCTCCCAGGCACTCGAGTATCGTGAAACCCTCCGGATCGAAGAGCAGATTCGTGAAAATCCAGCAGTCGCTGCCGAGTGGACCAGGCACCAGTTGGCAGTCGAAGAAACCATCGCGCAGGAAGAAGAGGCAGTCCTGGAGACTGTTTGA
- a CDS encoding DUF4041 domain-containing protein, with amino-acid sequence MEIIAVIAGIAALILLIRNTKANGKIAQLSLQLNARKNDLEKTEAEIDELRKQLQARIHELERFKGIMDVEAEALRLSAEASAERTRLVQLAQSRVDQAENRLAKAIADADKIVATANERAQEIAGDAMEAMGKAKQYADAAKAMKNIIEGYGDAYIVPTYHLLDDLAEEFGFTEAGQKLKEAREHTKVLVKTGRAASCDYAEANRRETAIRFVTDAFNGKIDSILSRSKSDNHGKLEQEILDAAAVVNQLGAPFRNARVNEEYLKARLEELRWGVTAKLLKDQEREEQRQLREQMREEEKARREYERAIKDAAKEETTLRKALEKAQEQVAAANAAERAEFEARLALLQDQLKAAEEKNQRALSMAQRTRAGHV; translated from the coding sequence ATGGAAATCATTGCCGTAATTGCAGGCATAGCCGCGCTCATACTTTTGATAAGAAACACCAAGGCGAACGGCAAAATTGCTCAACTGAGCCTGCAGCTCAACGCTAGAAAAAACGACCTGGAGAAAACTGAAGCCGAAATCGACGAGCTCCGGAAACAGCTTCAAGCTCGAATCCACGAGCTTGAACGTTTTAAAGGCATCATGGATGTCGAGGCAGAGGCGTTACGTCTTTCCGCTGAAGCCAGCGCGGAACGCACCCGACTGGTTCAACTTGCCCAGTCCCGGGTCGATCAGGCAGAAAACCGCTTGGCCAAAGCGATCGCTGATGCCGACAAAATTGTAGCGACAGCGAACGAGCGCGCTCAAGAAATCGCCGGCGACGCCATGGAGGCTATGGGCAAGGCAAAGCAATATGCCGATGCCGCCAAAGCCATGAAGAACATCATCGAAGGTTACGGCGATGCCTATATCGTCCCGACTTACCATCTCCTGGACGACCTGGCTGAGGAGTTTGGATTCACCGAGGCTGGACAGAAACTCAAAGAGGCACGTGAGCACACCAAGGTTCTGGTGAAAACGGGCAGGGCGGCCAGCTGTGATTATGCCGAAGCGAATCGCCGGGAAACCGCTATTCGATTTGTGACCGACGCCTTCAACGGCAAGATCGACTCGATACTGTCTCGCTCCAAATCAGATAATCACGGCAAGCTCGAACAGGAAATCCTTGACGCTGCAGCAGTGGTCAACCAACTGGGCGCTCCATTCCGAAATGCTCGGGTGAACGAGGAGTACCTAAAGGCTCGTCTTGAAGAACTACGCTGGGGTGTCACTGCGAAGCTGCTGAAAGATCAAGAGCGCGAAGAGCAGCGACAACTGCGTGAACAGATGCGTGAGGAAGAAAAGGCTCGACGTGAATACGAGCGAGCCATTAAAGACGCCGCCAAGGAAGAAACGACGCTGCGCAAAGCTTTGGAGAAAGCTCAGGAGCAGGTTGCCGCAGCTAACGCCGCAGAGCGGGCCGAATTTGAGGCTCGCCTGGCATTGCTCCAAGACCAACTGAAAGCGGCTGAAGAGAAAAATCAGCGTGCTCTGTCAATGGCCCAGCGAACCCGGGCAGGTCACGTTTAA
- a CDS encoding DUF1963 domain-containing protein translates to MLQWQLDWHCNPVLTLCNVEVQEVAAQTQSPYDASLRDHQAEAELEAYIHKHRKTGIVLQRAYPPTAFPKVRSRLGGLPQLPQTFEWPVGVSYGESTPMHFLAQIDCAELPRVESLMPTQGMLFFFAANDEEQIWNTDAPWERVRVLYAHNVPEDQPARQAPENLRSIQDVKTVDSPYTEPEWLLPGESGPRVHVQWPLVARRMDTWPYDMPTPEDGSRPDMAAYHQRWSELSLGAAVAATGLIPNADAVLHWEQPLSQTWKFPAQWLRYQLDFPQVGSMIDRLARIVGNARSKKTRSFVADQDVLDWVELAKSIGWDNAPDEAAREAFRNWIIEQIGDEDESSTLTDRTMGRVFTSGLLASVAYVAGSPDAARLIPLQLYRGLEGEHLPYVESHRKHADGRKYCAEARVHQMLGHVPLLQGTIPDIDGEPVCLLQLAWDPAIDLKFGDCGQATFWISREDLAVQNFDRVAAVVESH, encoded by the coding sequence ATGCTGCAATGGCAACTCGACTGGCACTGCAACCCAGTCCTAACGCTTTGCAACGTAGAGGTTCAGGAAGTGGCAGCTCAAACACAGTCTCCCTATGACGCGAGCCTGCGCGACCACCAGGCGGAAGCCGAGCTTGAGGCTTACATTCACAAGCACCGCAAAACCGGCATCGTGCTGCAGCGGGCGTATCCACCTACCGCGTTCCCCAAAGTGCGCAGCCGGCTGGGCGGTTTACCGCAATTGCCGCAGACTTTTGAATGGCCGGTAGGTGTCAGCTACGGTGAGTCGACCCCCATGCATTTCCTTGCCCAGATCGACTGCGCGGAGTTGCCACGTGTCGAGTCGCTCATGCCAACGCAGGGCATGTTGTTCTTCTTTGCCGCAAACGACGAAGAACAGATTTGGAATACAGACGCACCCTGGGAACGTGTCCGGGTCCTGTATGCGCACAACGTGCCCGAGGACCAGCCCGCGCGCCAGGCGCCGGAAAATCTGCGCTCGATTCAGGACGTGAAGACAGTGGACAGTCCGTACACGGAACCGGAGTGGTTGTTGCCGGGTGAGAGTGGTCCCCGCGTCCACGTGCAGTGGCCATTGGTTGCACGGCGGATGGACACTTGGCCATACGACATGCCGACACCAGAAGACGGCTCAAGGCCAGACATGGCGGCCTACCATCAGCGATGGTCCGAGCTGAGCCTCGGAGCCGCTGTGGCGGCGACCGGGCTAATACCCAACGCCGACGCGGTTTTACATTGGGAGCAGCCGCTGTCTCAAACCTGGAAGTTCCCTGCCCAGTGGTTGCGCTATCAGCTTGATTTCCCCCAGGTGGGTAGCATGATAGATCGCCTCGCACGGATCGTAGGCAATGCCCGAAGCAAGAAAACACGCAGTTTCGTGGCTGATCAGGATGTGCTGGACTGGGTGGAGCTCGCGAAAAGCATCGGCTGGGATAACGCTCCCGATGAGGCCGCAAGGGAGGCGTTTAGAAACTGGATCATTGAACAGATCGGGGATGAAGACGAAAGCTCCACACTCACCGACAGAACAATGGGACGTGTATTCACATCAGGTTTGCTGGCCTCTGTTGCCTACGTCGCGGGTTCACCTGACGCAGCGCGGTTGATTCCATTACAGCTCTATCGTGGCCTTGAGGGCGAGCACTTGCCGTATGTGGAAAGTCATCGCAAGCATGCCGATGGACGAAAGTACTGTGCCGAGGCCAGGGTCCACCAGATGTTGGGGCACGTCCCACTGTTGCAAGGGACCATACCTGATATCGATGGCGAGCCGGTATGCCTGCTGCAGCTCGCCTGGGATCCTGCCATCGACCTCAAGTTTGGGGATTGCGGCCAAGCGACTTTCTGGATCTCCAGAGAAGACCTGGCGGTCCAGAACTTTGATCGCGTGGCAGCGGTGGTTGAATCACATTGA
- a CDS encoding lysozyme inhibitor LprI family protein gives MKKRIGLCVASTLLVTFALNVSAGSEDIPAGYSSFGFAERCDDESAKLTTLEDIACSSDSLRAQDSKMLALVEEVRSETKGVDGETGKNIDPMGIQQKEWHDALAHVCKDAMCLTVAYAARIAAIHKEWSEAL, from the coding sequence ATGAAAAAAAGAATTGGCCTGTGTGTCGCAAGCACCCTGCTGGTTACCTTCGCGCTGAACGTGAGTGCCGGAAGCGAAGATATACCTGCAGGCTATTCCAGCTTTGGGTTTGCCGAGCGCTGCGACGACGAGAGTGCAAAGTTGACCACGCTTGAGGACATCGCGTGTTCAAGCGATAGCCTGCGAGCCCAGGACAGTAAAATGCTGGCACTGGTCGAAGAGGTAAGGTCAGAAACAAAAGGTGTGGACGGTGAAACGGGCAAGAACATAGACCCGATGGGCATACAACAGAAAGAATGGCACGATGCCTTGGCTCACGTCTGTAAAGACGCTATGTGCCTTACAGTGGCCTACGCAGCCCGCATCGCAGCGATTCACAAAGAATGGTCAGAGGCGCTGTGA